CATGCGTGGATATCACCAATAGCAGAAGCCTTGATGTTATGGAGATTGACGGGGCTTCAAACCGCGGGATAGACGAGATAAGGACGCTGCGCGAAAGTATTAAGTTTTCCCCTTCGTCAGGCAGATACAAGATTTATATTATTGATGAAGTGCATATGCTTACTACCGAAGCCTTTAACGCGCTTCTTAAGACTTTGGAAGAGCCTCCGGAGTTTGTAAAATTTATTTTTGCCACTACCCAAGCCAATAAAGTTTTACCCACGGTTATTTCGCGTTGTCAACGTTTTGATTTCCGCCGAATTACCAATATTGAAATTATCAAGCAGCTTGAGAAGATCCTTCAGGCAGAGAAAATTCACCTGGATAAGGAAGTTCTATTCGCTATCGCTAAAAGCAGTGACGGCGCCTTAAGGGACGCGGAATCGATCCTGGACCAGGTGGTTTCTTTTTGCGAAGGAAAAGTTTCCCTGGGGGATGTTACTTCTATTTTGGGCCTTGTGGAGCAGGACACACTTTTTGAGATTACCCAAAAGATAATATCTCGTGACAGCCTCGCAGCTCTTGAGCTTATGAATCAGATCATTGATCAAGGAAAAGATATAAATGTTTTCCTGCAGAATATGGTGGAGCATTACCGAAATCTGATGGTGGCTAAGATTAGCGGTGCTGATGCGAAACTGATCGATCTTTCAGAAGAAGTTTGCCAGAGGCTCGGGGCACAGGCGCAGGGTTTAGGCCTTGAGGAAATCTTCACCGCTTTTAATGTTTTGATGAACGCTTCTGAAATGGCCCGGCGCATGGATTCGCAGCGCATACCCCTTGAAATTGCCTTAGCAAAACTTTCTTATGATAAAAATAAGGCGGCGAAAGTAGCTCCTTCGCAGGTTGTAGAAGCGCCCAAGAAACCGCATGCTCATGTGGAGATTAAAAAGTCAGAATCAGACAATACGGAAATAAAGAAGCTGCGCGTGCCGCATCAGGAGCGCATCATAGAGAATAAGCCGCTTTTCTCCAAGACTTTTGATGAGGTAAGAGACGTCTGGGCCGGGGTGATTGATTCTTTAGCTAAGGTAAAGATTTCCGTAGCTACCTATTTAAGCGAGGGGCAGCCTTTTAGGATAGATAAAGATATTTTAACTGTGGCCTTTCCGAAGAATTATTCATTGCACAAGGAATCCCTTGAGCGCAAAGAAAATAAGACTTTGATTGAAAAAAGCTTGACCCATGCCTTGGGAGAGGCTTTGCGGGTAAATTTTATTCTTACCGAGAAAGAAATCCATCGTCATGGGCAGGATACGCAGGTGGTTAAATCCGCATTGGATGCTTTTGGCGGTAGGGTCATCCAGGAAATTTAATATGGCAAATTATACAGAATCCATAGAGAAATTAATTGATGCTTTAATTAAGCTTCCCGGAGTGGGAAGAAGAAGCGCAGAGCGCATCGTGAATTATCTTTTAGACTCCTCTAAAGAAGAATCTAAGCGGCTTTCGGATTCCATAATGCTGGTGAAGGATAACGTGCGCTTTTGCCGCATTTGTCACAATTTAAGCGAAGAGGATTTATGCAAGATTTGTAATAATACGCAGCGCAAAAAAGATATGGTTTGCGTTGTGGAGAAGCCAACAGATGTTACCGCCATTGAGAAAGCGGGATTCTTTGACGGGGTGTACCATGTTCTTTTAGGTTCTATTTCTCCTCTTGAAGGAAGAGGCCCGGCAGATCTAAAGATAAATACACTGTTAAACCGCATTCAGGAAGAACGTATAAGCGAAATCATTATTGCTACAGATGCAGATACTGAAGGAGAAACCACCGCTTTATATTTGACCAAAGTGATCAAGCCTTTAGGGGTAAAGCTTAGCCGTATTGGATTAGGGCTTCCTATGGGGTCTAACCTTGAGTTTGCCGATACGGCTACTCTTGCCAAAGCCATGCAGTCCCGCCGGGATATATAATTCTCTATGATCGCCTTAAATAATCTTTCCAAAAATTACGGTCCGAAAGTTTTGTTTAAAGAAATTTCTCTGACCATTAATAATGGCGAGAAGATTGGTTTAATTGGGCCAAACGGCGCGGGGAAAAGTACGCTTTTTTCGCTTATCTTAGGCGAGATTGAGCCTTCAGCAGGCGATGTGCAGGTGCAAAAAAATATCCAGATCGGATATCTGGCCCAGGAAGCGAATTTTAAATCTTCGCGCGCAGTTCTATCTGAAGTTATTCAGGGCGATGCGCGCATGGGGGATCTCAAAGAGGAAAAAGAAAGATTAGAAATCGAGAATGCCGCTGATTCTCATAGATATGGCGAGGTATTGCATGAGCTTGAAATCTTGGGTTTTTTTGAAATAGAGCATAAGGCAGAAAAGGTTTTGGCGGGTTTAGGATTTAAAGAACGCGACCTTAACCGTCCGATAGCTGAATTAAGCGGTGGTTGGCAGATGCGTGTTTTGCTGGCAAAACTTTTAGTATATCACTATGATCTGTTGCTTTTAGACGAGCCAACCAATTATCTAGATTTAAATGCAGCCTTGTGGCTAAAAGATTATCTGGCATCTTTTCGCGGCACATTTATTATGATCTCTCACGATAGGGCGTTTTTGACAGAAGTTACCAATTATACTTTGATTTTAGAGAATGGTTCAATATTTAAGGTGCGTGGTAATTATGAGCATTATGAAGAACTGAAAGCCGAGCGCCGCGTGTTTCTGGAGAGGCAGTTTAAAGAGCAGGAGAAAAAACGCGAGCAGTTAGAACGCTTTGTGGAGCGTTTTCACGCCCAACCGAATAAGGCTGCGTCTGTGCGCGCCAAACGCAGGGTGCTGGAGAGGATAGATGATGAGCCGATAGTTCTCCCGCCTGACCCCAGGGAAAGTATCCATAGCTTTCATTTTCCACCCACGCGCAAAAGTGGTTATAAAATAATAGCGTTGGAGAACGTTTCTAAAGCTTATGGCGATATACAAGTCTATAAGGATTTTAATTTTGAAATTACCCAAGGAGAAAAAGCGGTATTAGCCGGGGAGAATGGTGCGGGAAAATCAACTCTCTTAAAAATTATGGCTGGGGTAGTTACGATTGATCAGGGCTTGCGTACGCTTGGTCATCATGTGGACGCGGGGTATTTTTCCCAGACGCGCCTTGATGTGTTAAATCCAGAGAATACGGTTTTACGCGAGGCATATACCGCTGCCCCAGGCTATATGGCAGAAGAAAACATCCGTACGGTATTAGGCGCATTTTTGTTTACCGGGGAAGACGCGGATAAAAAGGTTGCGGTTCTTTCTGGAGGAGAAAAGAGCCGTTTGATCTTGGCAAAACTTTTAATTAATCCGCCGAATTTCCTTCTTCTTGATGAGCCAACCACGCATTTAGACGTGGACGCGGTAGAAGCATTGGTCCGGGCGTTAAAGCAATACGAAGGAACGATTGTTTTCATAAGCCACGATATTTATTTTGTGCGGTCAGTAGCCAATGTGGTTTATGAAGTTAAAAACGCCTCGGTGCGTAAATTCCCCGGGACGTTTGATTATTATTTAAGCAAAAAGGATGAAGAGTATTTTGTTCCGCAGAAACATAAAGCTTCTTTGGCGGATTCGAAGAAACAGGTTGAGGAATTAGCGCGCAAGCATAAAAAAGATGAAGAGAAGAAAAAGAAAGAAGCTGAACACAATCGCAAAACGCATAATGTTTCTTTGCGTGAGAAGATAAATAAACTTGAAAAGGAAAAAGAAAAATTGCAATTAGAAAGTTCTGCCAAGGTGCGCGCTTTGTCAAACCCGCATTTCTACCGCGATGAAGAGACCGCCCGGGCTTATGGCAGGAGGCTTAAAGAAATTGAAACTAGGATTGTTGAAATCGGCAAAGAAAAAGAGTCCCTTGAAGCTGGTATGTTGTAGAAGATTTCCTTTGACGTAGACGGTATTTTATGTAAAATAGTGCTACTGGTTTGGCCCGTATAGGGCTATTGTTCTTTTAATTTTTATATCTAGCTTATTCCCCCTTCCCGCCACAGGGGAGGGTGCTCTTTCATAAGTTATTCCCCCTTAGCTCAGCCGGTAGAGCGAGTGGCTGTCGAGCCGCCGAAGGCGGCGAGACTCCGAATTCTGGCCCAAAGGATTCCGAAGGAATCCGAAGGCCGTTTAGAATTCGCAGTAGCGTGGCAGCTGTCGCGGGAAACCGCGGCTGAAACTGCAGGAGAATTGTCTGGAAGCCCTACTATAAAATGAGGGTAATCAGCAGCCGAGCCCCCGCCGTTTTGCTTCGCAAAACGAAGCAGCGGGGGAAGGTTCAGAGACTATGCACCTGCTGCCTAAAAGCGTTTAGCTTATGGCAAAGATATAGTCCACTTCCGAAAGTAATTTCGGGTCAAGCGTAACCACCAGGTCCGAGGTTCGAGTCCTCGAGGGGGAGCCATATTGACGTCTGACAGCGGATTGCGCCGTCAGGCGCCGTTGTATCAAATAGCCCTATTTGGGGATACTTCCCGAATAGGGCTATTTTTATGCCCTCGGGGCCCAAGACGGCCTTCTTGAGGAGGAGCTTGAAGATCTCCTTCTTCTGGTAGGGGTGCAGGGTGTCGAAAAGGCTGTTGAACTTGTCCACAGCCATCAAGACGTCTTCTTTGCGGATCGCATCGCGCTGGATGTCCTTTATCTGAATATCAATTGCGGTGAAGCCGGTTTCGGCTTCTTTGCGTTGCTTGGCAAGCTCATCGAGTTTTTCACGCAGGAATATGCTGTTGTCATCCGTAGCCATATTTGTCCACTTGACCATGATGCCGTCAGCCTGCGATTTCGTCGTTTCGATCTTGCGCTGG
This portion of the Candidatus Omnitrophota bacterium genome encodes:
- the dnaX gene encoding DNA polymerase III subunit gamma/tau, with the translated sequence MPYTVLALKWRPKYFDEIIGQSHIVDTLKSAIQNNRLAHAYLFSGPRGVGKTSTARILAKALNCKNGPTVAPCQTCPSCVDITNSRSLDVMEIDGASNRGIDEIRTLRESIKFSPSSGRYKIYIIDEVHMLTTEAFNALLKTLEEPPEFVKFIFATTQANKVLPTVISRCQRFDFRRITNIEIIKQLEKILQAEKIHLDKEVLFAIAKSSDGALRDAESILDQVVSFCEGKVSLGDVTSILGLVEQDTLFEITQKIISRDSLAALELMNQIIDQGKDINVFLQNMVEHYRNLMVAKISGADAKLIDLSEEVCQRLGAQAQGLGLEEIFTAFNVLMNASEMARRMDSQRIPLEIALAKLSYDKNKAAKVAPSQVVEAPKKPHAHVEIKKSESDNTEIKKLRVPHQERIIENKPLFSKTFDEVRDVWAGVIDSLAKVKISVATYLSEGQPFRIDKDILTVAFPKNYSLHKESLERKENKTLIEKSLTHALGEALRVNFILTEKEIHRHGQDTQVVKSALDAFGGRVIQEI
- the recR gene encoding recombination mediator RecR — protein: MANYTESIEKLIDALIKLPGVGRRSAERIVNYLLDSSKEESKRLSDSIMLVKDNVRFCRICHNLSEEDLCKICNNTQRKKDMVCVVEKPTDVTAIEKAGFFDGVYHVLLGSISPLEGRGPADLKINTLLNRIQEERISEIIIATDADTEGETTALYLTKVIKPLGVKLSRIGLGLPMGSNLEFADTATLAKAMQSRRDI
- a CDS encoding ATP-binding cassette domain-containing protein, which encodes MIALNNLSKNYGPKVLFKEISLTINNGEKIGLIGPNGAGKSTLFSLILGEIEPSAGDVQVQKNIQIGYLAQEANFKSSRAVLSEVIQGDARMGDLKEEKERLEIENAADSHRYGEVLHELEILGFFEIEHKAEKVLAGLGFKERDLNRPIAELSGGWQMRVLLAKLLVYHYDLLLLDEPTNYLDLNAALWLKDYLASFRGTFIMISHDRAFLTEVTNYTLILENGSIFKVRGNYEHYEELKAERRVFLERQFKEQEKKREQLERFVERFHAQPNKAASVRAKRRVLERIDDEPIVLPPDPRESIHSFHFPPTRKSGYKIIALENVSKAYGDIQVYKDFNFEITQGEKAVLAGENGAGKSTLLKIMAGVVTIDQGLRTLGHHVDAGYFSQTRLDVLNPENTVLREAYTAAPGYMAEENIRTVLGAFLFTGEDADKKVAVLSGGEKSRLILAKLLINPPNFLLLDEPTTHLDVDAVEALVRALKQYEGTIVFISHDIYFVRSVANVVYEVKNASVRKFPGTFDYYLSKKDEEYFVPQKHKASLADSKKQVEELARKHKKDEEKKKKEAEHNRKTHNVSLREKINKLEKEKEKLQLESSAKVRALSNPHFYRDEETARAYGRRLKEIETRIVEIGKEKESLEAGML